A stretch of the Sulfurospirillum sp. UCH001 genome encodes the following:
- the ccsA gene encoding cytochrome c biogenesis protein CcsA, with protein sequence MLFKILSSYKTMLFLLFFLALGAAIATFVENDFGTTVARHYVYNAIWYEMLLSFGALNILLVLYKTQMIKHLAKFTFHAAFILILIGSGLTRYLGVDGVMKIREGASTNIIFSTEKNAEITLPFSVFLKDFELERYYGSRAPSAYNSDVRIVDGNTTLDAQIYMNHTLTYKGYKFFQTFYDPDEKGTILSVTKDPGVEVTYVGYALLFLGLILNLFDSKSRFRKLILQVKHSSLVVLLLFMVQAPLFSQSEYVQNYLDEHQSKSKEVSNAFGKLVVQSRMGRMKPFDTLSQEVLYKLSGKNSLYGMDAMQISLGMLSHPTVWKNLPMIQTKTPRLREFIGIPKEQKLASFEDFFEGHRYKIDAELQKALAMKPSQRGTFENDLIKVDERLSIAFMLYQGVLFKIFPLPNDANHTWLAFEQMFAQLEGVEAEKLQESSTAFIGALFERNYDKALSYVNVFSEFQTKYGTDIMPTKTHIEVEILFNKLMIFERLTLVYVLLGLVLLVVAFGRVFTPQKFPAKIDKVLFVIVAALFVIHTCGLALRWYVSGHAPLSDTYESIVYIAWSCLLFCMLFLRRSLFALSGSVMMAGIFMFVAHLGHIDPEITNLVPVLKSFWLSVHVSIITASYGFLALGCALGFFTLILFALKPSSQTISTIKHLTTINEITLILGLSLLVIGNFLGGVWANESWGRYWGWDPKETWAYISILVYTIILHVRLVPKFYSHYLFAVLSLLGFASILMTYFGVNFYLAGMHSYATGDPVPIPGWVYVCTFVVALLIIISYKNRLLTKSSDA encoded by the coding sequence GTGCTATTCAAAATTCTTAGCTCTTACAAAACGATGCTCTTTTTGCTCTTTTTTTTAGCGCTAGGTGCAGCCATCGCAACCTTTGTTGAGAACGATTTTGGCACAACCGTTGCGCGCCATTATGTGTATAACGCCATTTGGTACGAAATGCTTTTAAGCTTTGGCGCGCTCAATATTCTCCTTGTTCTTTACAAAACACAGATGATAAAACATCTTGCAAAATTTACATTTCACGCAGCATTTATTCTTATTCTCATTGGCTCTGGGCTGACACGATATTTGGGCGTAGATGGTGTCATGAAAATACGCGAAGGTGCAAGCACCAACATTATTTTTTCAACTGAAAAAAATGCAGAGATTACGCTTCCTTTCTCTGTTTTTCTTAAAGACTTTGAATTAGAACGCTACTATGGTAGTCGTGCACCTTCCGCCTACAACAGCGATGTGCGTATAGTTGATGGCAATACGACATTGGATGCGCAAATCTATATGAACCATACGCTAACCTACAAAGGGTATAAATTTTTTCAAACGTTTTATGATCCTGATGAAAAAGGCACCATTCTTTCTGTTACAAAAGATCCTGGAGTAGAGGTGACGTATGTGGGGTATGCACTACTGTTTTTAGGGCTTATACTCAATCTCTTTGATTCAAAATCACGTTTTAGAAAACTCATTTTACAAGTCAAACATAGCTCTTTAGTGGTGCTGTTACTTTTCATGGTACAAGCGCCTCTTTTTTCCCAAAGCGAGTACGTGCAAAACTACTTAGACGAGCACCAAAGTAAAAGTAAAGAAGTGAGCAATGCCTTTGGCAAATTGGTTGTTCAATCACGTATGGGGCGTATGAAGCCTTTTGATACGTTAAGCCAAGAAGTTTTATATAAACTCAGTGGTAAAAATAGTCTTTATGGCATGGATGCGATGCAAATCTCTTTAGGCATGCTTTCACATCCAACGGTGTGGAAAAACCTTCCGATGATTCAAACGAAAACACCAAGACTTAGAGAATTTATAGGCATTCCAAAAGAGCAAAAACTCGCTTCTTTTGAAGATTTTTTTGAAGGACATCGCTATAAGATAGACGCGGAACTTCAAAAAGCGCTTGCGATGAAACCAAGCCAACGTGGAACATTTGAAAATGACCTTATTAAAGTCGATGAACGCTTAAGCATCGCCTTTATGCTCTATCAAGGTGTACTCTTTAAAATCTTTCCATTACCAAACGATGCCAATCACACATGGTTAGCCTTCGAGCAGATGTTTGCACAACTTGAAGGGGTCGAAGCTGAAAAACTACAAGAGAGTTCAACGGCTTTTATTGGAGCACTCTTTGAGCGTAATTATGACAAAGCACTCTCTTATGTTAACGTATTTTCAGAGTTTCAAACGAAGTATGGCACTGATATTATGCCTACAAAAACGCATATTGAAGTTGAAATACTCTTTAATAAACTGATGATTTTTGAGCGATTGACATTGGTGTATGTTCTTTTGGGACTTGTTCTTTTAGTGGTCGCTTTTGGACGTGTCTTTACCCCTCAAAAATTTCCAGCTAAAATCGATAAAGTCCTTTTTGTGATTGTCGCAGCATTATTTGTTATACATACCTGTGGGCTAGCTCTTAGGTGGTATGTGAGTGGTCATGCTCCACTTAGCGATACATATGAGTCGATCGTTTATATCGCATGGTCGTGTCTGCTCTTTTGTATGCTCTTTTTACGCCGTTCGCTCTTTGCACTCTCAGGCTCAGTAATGATGGCAGGCATCTTTATGTTTGTGGCACATCTTGGGCATATTGACCCAGAAATCACCAATCTTGTGCCTGTGCTAAAATCATTTTGGCTCTCTGTGCATGTTTCTATCATCACGGCAAGTTATGGCTTTTTGGCGCTCGGCTGTGCATTGGGATTTTTTACGCTGATTTTATTCGCACTCAAGCCATCTTCGCAAACCATCTCTACCATCAAACATTTAACTACTATCAATGAAATTACCCTTATTTTAGGGCTTTCTCTTCTCGTCATTGGTAACTTTTTGGGTGGCGTTTGGGCGAATGAGTCATGGGGACGTTACTGGGGGTGGGACCCTAAAGAGACATGGGCATATATCTCAATTTTGGTGTATACGATTATTTTACACGTACGACTTGTTCCAAAATTTTATTCACATTATCTCTTTGCAGTCCTTTCTCTCTTAGGATTTGCTTCTATTTTGATGACCTATTTTGGGGTCAATTTTTATCTTGCTGGTATGCATTCTTATGCTACTGGCGATCCTGTACCTATTCCTGGTTGGGTATATGTTTGTACTTTTGTGGTAGCATTGCTGATTATAATATCGTATAAAAATAGACTTCTAACGAAGTCTTCTGATGCGTAA